From one Sus scrofa isolate TJ Tabasco breed Duroc chromosome 9, Sscrofa11.1, whole genome shotgun sequence genomic stretch:
- the MTERF1 gene encoding transcription termination factor 1, mitochondrial isoform X1 has product MYSACLPSRWRDSCFSGFFGGMQSPLSLRQMSIPKGLGYLTIMAPGNFLCMRSNFLFGSRSWMIRFSAEILFKSVSFRPFGVKCDNADSEPLKNEELLNNLLTLGVDIDMAKKRQPGVFNRTGTNEQDLKSFLLSKGASKEVIASIISRYPRAMTRTPESLSNRWDLWRRIMTSDLEIVNILERSPESFFRSSNNLNLENNIKFLSSIGLTRKCLCRLLTNAPRTFSNSLDLNKQMVEFLKEVCLSLGHSDPTDFIRKIIFKNPFILIQSTKRVKANIEFLQSTFNLNNKELLALICGPGTKILELSNDYTRRNYANIKEKLFSLGCTAEQVQKFVLSYPDVVFLGEKKFNHKVDCLIEEKISISQIMENPRILDSSVSTLKKRIKELVKSGYNFSTSNVSLLSWSQKRYNAKLKKLSTV; this is encoded by the exons ATGTACAGCGCCTGTTTACCGTCGAGGTGGAG ggacagctgtttttcaggtttttttggaGGAATGCAAAGTCCTCTATCCTTAAGACAAATGAG CATTCCGAAAGGTTTGGGCTACCTGACAATTATGGCACCAGGAAACTTCTTGTGTATGAGAAGTAACTTTCTCTTTGGTTCAAGAAGTTGGATGATCCGATTTTCAGCCGAAATcctttttaaatcagtttcatTTAGGCCTTTTGGTGTGAAGTGTGATAATGCAGACAGTGAGCCTTTGAAGAATGAAGAACTGCTGAATAATTTGCTTACTTTGGGAGTAGATATTGACATGGCAAAGAAACGACAGCCTGGAGTTTTTAATAGGACAGGTACTAATGAACAGGACCTTAAGTCATTCCTCCTGTCCAAAGGAGCTAGCAAAGAAGTGATTGCTAGCATCATATCAAGATATCCACGAGCCATGACACGCACACCTGAAAGTCTTTCAAATCGGTGGGATTTGTGGAGAAGAATTATGACATCAGACCTTGAAATTGTAAATATCTTGGAACGTTCTCCTGAATCCTTTTTTCGGTCCAGTAACAACTTAAACTTAGAGAATAATATAAAGTTCCTCAGCTCAATTGGATTGACCCGTAAATGCCTTTGTCGATTGTTGACCAATGCCCCACGCACCTTCTCCAATAGTCTTGATCTGAATAAACAGATGGTTGAATTTTTGAAAGAAGTCTGTTTGTCTTTGGGTCACAGTGATCCCACAGATTTTATcaggaagataatttttaaaaaccctttcaTCTTAATTCAGAGCACCAAACGGGTAAAGGCTAATATAGAGTTCTTACAGTCAACGTTCAACTTGAACAACAAGGAGCTGCTTGCTCTGATATGTGGTCCAGGAACGAAAATCCTAGAACTTTCCAATGATTATACCAGAAGAAACTATGCAAATATCAAAGAGAAGCTGTTTTCTCTTGGATGTACTGCAGAACAGGTACAGAAGTTTGTTTTAAGTTATCCAGATGTGGTCTTCTTGGGAGAGAAAAAGTTTAATCATAAAGTAGACTGCctcatagaagaaaaaattagcaTTTCACAAATAATGGAAAATCCTCGGATTTTGGATTCAAGCGTAAGCACTTTAAAAAAGCGAATCAAAGAGTTGGTAAAGTCTGGCTATAACTTCAGTACATCAAATGTCAGTCTTCTGTCTTGGAGTCAAAAAAGATATAATGCTAAATTGAAAAAGTTAAGCACTGTATAG
- the MTERF1 gene encoding transcription termination factor 1, mitochondrial isoform X2 — protein sequence MYSACLPSRWSIPKGLGYLTIMAPGNFLCMRSNFLFGSRSWMIRFSAEILFKSVSFRPFGVKCDNADSEPLKNEELLNNLLTLGVDIDMAKKRQPGVFNRTGTNEQDLKSFLLSKGASKEVIASIISRYPRAMTRTPESLSNRWDLWRRIMTSDLEIVNILERSPESFFRSSNNLNLENNIKFLSSIGLTRKCLCRLLTNAPRTFSNSLDLNKQMVEFLKEVCLSLGHSDPTDFIRKIIFKNPFILIQSTKRVKANIEFLQSTFNLNNKELLALICGPGTKILELSNDYTRRNYANIKEKLFSLGCTAEQVQKFVLSYPDVVFLGEKKFNHKVDCLIEEKISISQIMENPRILDSSVSTLKKRIKELVKSGYNFSTSNVSLLSWSQKRYNAKLKKLSTV from the exons ATGTACAGCGCCTGTTTACCGTCGAGGTGGAG CATTCCGAAAGGTTTGGGCTACCTGACAATTATGGCACCAGGAAACTTCTTGTGTATGAGAAGTAACTTTCTCTTTGGTTCAAGAAGTTGGATGATCCGATTTTCAGCCGAAATcctttttaaatcagtttcatTTAGGCCTTTTGGTGTGAAGTGTGATAATGCAGACAGTGAGCCTTTGAAGAATGAAGAACTGCTGAATAATTTGCTTACTTTGGGAGTAGATATTGACATGGCAAAGAAACGACAGCCTGGAGTTTTTAATAGGACAGGTACTAATGAACAGGACCTTAAGTCATTCCTCCTGTCCAAAGGAGCTAGCAAAGAAGTGATTGCTAGCATCATATCAAGATATCCACGAGCCATGACACGCACACCTGAAAGTCTTTCAAATCGGTGGGATTTGTGGAGAAGAATTATGACATCAGACCTTGAAATTGTAAATATCTTGGAACGTTCTCCTGAATCCTTTTTTCGGTCCAGTAACAACTTAAACTTAGAGAATAATATAAAGTTCCTCAGCTCAATTGGATTGACCCGTAAATGCCTTTGTCGATTGTTGACCAATGCCCCACGCACCTTCTCCAATAGTCTTGATCTGAATAAACAGATGGTTGAATTTTTGAAAGAAGTCTGTTTGTCTTTGGGTCACAGTGATCCCACAGATTTTATcaggaagataatttttaaaaaccctttcaTCTTAATTCAGAGCACCAAACGGGTAAAGGCTAATATAGAGTTCTTACAGTCAACGTTCAACTTGAACAACAAGGAGCTGCTTGCTCTGATATGTGGTCCAGGAACGAAAATCCTAGAACTTTCCAATGATTATACCAGAAGAAACTATGCAAATATCAAAGAGAAGCTGTTTTCTCTTGGATGTACTGCAGAACAGGTACAGAAGTTTGTTTTAAGTTATCCAGATGTGGTCTTCTTGGGAGAGAAAAAGTTTAATCATAAAGTAGACTGCctcatagaagaaaaaattagcaTTTCACAAATAATGGAAAATCCTCGGATTTTGGATTCAAGCGTAAGCACTTTAAAAAAGCGAATCAAAGAGTTGGTAAAGTCTGGCTATAACTTCAGTACATCAAATGTCAGTCTTCTGTCTTGGAGTCAAAAAAGATATAATGCTAAATTGAAAAAGTTAAGCACTGTATAG
- the MTERF1 gene encoding transcription termination factor 1, mitochondrial isoform X3 yields MAPGNFLCMRSNFLFGSRSWMIRFSAEILFKSVSFRPFGVKCDNADSEPLKNEELLNNLLTLGVDIDMAKKRQPGVFNRTGTNEQDLKSFLLSKGASKEVIASIISRYPRAMTRTPESLSNRWDLWRRIMTSDLEIVNILERSPESFFRSSNNLNLENNIKFLSSIGLTRKCLCRLLTNAPRTFSNSLDLNKQMVEFLKEVCLSLGHSDPTDFIRKIIFKNPFILIQSTKRVKANIEFLQSTFNLNNKELLALICGPGTKILELSNDYTRRNYANIKEKLFSLGCTAEQVQKFVLSYPDVVFLGEKKFNHKVDCLIEEKISISQIMENPRILDSSVSTLKKRIKELVKSGYNFSTSNVSLLSWSQKRYNAKLKKLSTV; encoded by the coding sequence ATGGCACCAGGAAACTTCTTGTGTATGAGAAGTAACTTTCTCTTTGGTTCAAGAAGTTGGATGATCCGATTTTCAGCCGAAATcctttttaaatcagtttcatTTAGGCCTTTTGGTGTGAAGTGTGATAATGCAGACAGTGAGCCTTTGAAGAATGAAGAACTGCTGAATAATTTGCTTACTTTGGGAGTAGATATTGACATGGCAAAGAAACGACAGCCTGGAGTTTTTAATAGGACAGGTACTAATGAACAGGACCTTAAGTCATTCCTCCTGTCCAAAGGAGCTAGCAAAGAAGTGATTGCTAGCATCATATCAAGATATCCACGAGCCATGACACGCACACCTGAAAGTCTTTCAAATCGGTGGGATTTGTGGAGAAGAATTATGACATCAGACCTTGAAATTGTAAATATCTTGGAACGTTCTCCTGAATCCTTTTTTCGGTCCAGTAACAACTTAAACTTAGAGAATAATATAAAGTTCCTCAGCTCAATTGGATTGACCCGTAAATGCCTTTGTCGATTGTTGACCAATGCCCCACGCACCTTCTCCAATAGTCTTGATCTGAATAAACAGATGGTTGAATTTTTGAAAGAAGTCTGTTTGTCTTTGGGTCACAGTGATCCCACAGATTTTATcaggaagataatttttaaaaaccctttcaTCTTAATTCAGAGCACCAAACGGGTAAAGGCTAATATAGAGTTCTTACAGTCAACGTTCAACTTGAACAACAAGGAGCTGCTTGCTCTGATATGTGGTCCAGGAACGAAAATCCTAGAACTTTCCAATGATTATACCAGAAGAAACTATGCAAATATCAAAGAGAAGCTGTTTTCTCTTGGATGTACTGCAGAACAGGTACAGAAGTTTGTTTTAAGTTATCCAGATGTGGTCTTCTTGGGAGAGAAAAAGTTTAATCATAAAGTAGACTGCctcatagaagaaaaaattagcaTTTCACAAATAATGGAAAATCCTCGGATTTTGGATTCAAGCGTAAGCACTTTAAAAAAGCGAATCAAAGAGTTGGTAAAGTCTGGCTATAACTTCAGTACATCAAATGTCAGTCTTCTGTCTTGGAGTCAAAAAAGATATAATGCTAAATTGAAAAAGTTAAGCACTGTATAG